The sequence cgtcgccgccgcctcgcaCACCCCCGGCAACGTGCACACGCACCGCTCCTACGTGCACGCGGACAATCCCAGCAAACACGTTCGGCAGCTGCACACCAACGtgccctccccctcctcctcctcttcctctcctcctcttcctcttcatccTTCACTGCCCGAGCTTGCAGGGTGGAGGGATTTGTCTCCTCTCGTGCCCATCACGACACTCCTCTCGCTGAAGCCGCACTCAAATgggccctcctcctcctcctcctcctcctcctcctcctcctccaacaaACATTCCTTCCTCGGCTACCTTGGCCTGGCATCTTTGTGAATCTCTCCTCTCTCGTCCTTCTCCATCTTTCTCTCACGTCTTCCCCTCCTCCGGACTCGTTGATTGATGGATGTAAAGCTCCCGCTTCCACGTGTGAGAATGTCAACACTGAGGTGCCGAACCTCGACGGCATCGTGGCCCCCGCCGCCTGCTTTTAGCCAATCGCTGAAGCGCTAGCTCTTGAAGACTCCTTTTCTTATGATTATCACATATGATTATTACTGCTACGCGTTGTCTATCAGCAACCGCAAGCTTCCCTAAATTCTTGTCGCCTTCACGACAGTGAAGTTATTGGACCAAAAGTGTAAATATTCTCATGAGGTCATTTGCACCTCCAAACGTGTTTTTCTCTCATGGTCACAGATAACCCTTATTAGCCATTAATATTAGGGACGCAccgattctattttttttctgccatcgTACTCAAACTCGAAAAGAAATGTCCGATACCGAGACACTGACGCTACTTGACCAGCTTGAGAGAtatgatttgaaaaatatttagttCAAGGAAAACATAATTTTCTTCCCATATGCAAGTAATATCATCATCAAATACTGTATTGGCAAATGCTCAATTCCAAGTACTTGTACTAAGAAGTATGGTATCGGTGCGTCCCTATGTGTGCTTGTTGCCTGAATGAAGTGCATGAAAACgtatcaaagtttttttttttttttttttttcccaaatcgaAATCACAGCTGCATTATATTTTCTCTTTAAAATGTTTCCTTTCCATGTGTTCCTTCGCTCGGTTTGCTCCCGTAATTGTTGCGTTCTCGGACATTCTGAAGGACAAAGACGCTCTTTCTGACCTTTGTGTTGTGTATGGCGACCCACGTGCACTTTGTTAGCCtgctgatgcaaaaaaaaaagataaaaaaaagatgaatgatacgcctttttttttttttacatgttgcaTATCAAGATTGTTTTTCGGGACAGTTTGACCGGCGACTGTCCATTAGTTTTTTGTCACGAATGAGCTGACGGATGCAGCAGAGCCGACGGACAGTAACCGGGTCGAAAAGGCGGACGCACCCCCGGAGGAGAAAGCGGTCGCGGGCGGTATCCTCTGCTGAATCCTGTTTGCTTCTGCTTGATCAATAAAGTTTCATTTGAGCCTTTGCCTGATGGCGGTCTGGAACGATCATGATCATGACCCGAGTGTATGACTCGAGgctgaaaatgaataaataagtcAGAGCCATGAAGGTCACGCTCCTCGCTGTGCACGAGTGGGAGGATGAGTGTCAATCGCCACGGGCCCTGCATCCCCCCTTCCCGGTTGCCAGGGTTACCTGGCCTGTTGTAGCCGAGGGAGCTTACAAACAGGTCATTATTAGATTTCACTAAATGAAAGAAGGAGGATGGCGAGACGCAGAGGAAGCAGTGCAGTTGGAACCTGGGCCTTCGCTGGGGACTTTGTTACTTCTCAGTTCTAAATGCCACCTCTATCACGTCGCGGTTAGTGTTATCATCACAAGGTTAAGAGATTGAACGTTTGTCCATTACACGGCAGGCCGCGATTTCAAACCAATTTAAAAGGGGACAAAAAAGACGTTCAACGACAACATGGCGATGACGCCGTTCCTCACGCGCGCCTATTGGCTGCGCGACTTCCGCGTTGCGTGTTTGGCGGGAAATGGTCCGGCAGGAACCCGGAAGTAATGGGTTTCTAAAAACGCTTAGTTTGCCGTCGAAAAGTTTACTTTCACTTTCGTCGGCGACCTTCTTACGAGGAAGCGGGAGGGGtgccgaggggggggggtgagggcttccaggaaggcagaagtgtacGCCGTCATACCCGCGCGTCACTTTACGGCTGTGCTGTGCTGGTCGTGGTCGATGGCGAGTGCTGTCTTTTCTACCTTTCAAGTTGCTAAAAGCGCTAGCGTCAACTAGCATGAATCGGGGCAGACACTTGCGAGcggccgaggaggaggaggaggaggaggaggaggaggagaagctcATGGACGACTACTTGGCTTCGGTCGGACTGCATCGGAAACGCGTCGCCAAGGACGGGTCGTGCTTGTTTCGTGCCGTGGCCGAACAGGTAAAAGACAAGTGACGAATTTCGGCAAACTCGAGCGAGCTCAGCGTCTTTCTCGCACAAGGTCGAAAGGTTCGCAGAACAAAACAATTCCACGCACAAAAAATAGAATAATTGGCCATTGTTATGAGTCCTAAAGTGGAAGAAAAACTTATCAGATTCAAAAGAATCTCGCTCACTCCGGTTTGGTGACTTTTGGGCTATTCCCAGATCACGTTCAAAGTTGATCAATTGCTCCATgaagtgcaactttttttttttttttttttaatgtggactTTCTAGAATTAAAGTCAAGGAAATTTTCTGACACACCATCGTATTTCACACACTTTGTTCATGACCGCAATTTATCTGAGCTAAACGTTTTTGTTTCAACACATAGAAGATgcctggctgtttttttttttaattttatttttttattttttctcctcaTCACACTCCGAGCTTCTCCTTCATCCTCTCGTTGCAGGTTCATCTCAGCCAAAACCTTCACAAAGAAGTCCGGGCCCAGTGTGTTCGCTTCCTGAGGCAGCACAGAGAGAGCTACGCGGCGGTGAGTTCACAATTTTGTTGATTATTAGTCAGGGGCAGCCTTGTTTTCCTGTTTGATAACATTCACTTGAAGAGTAACTTGAGTATGCGCGGAGGTTTGTGCACCCTCCAAACTGACGCACACACTACAAACGAGCTTTCCGAAAGCAACCGCGATGTCCCCCATAtcgttttaaacatcattttctCTGCGGTGTCACATTGTTTGTGTGTCCCTTCTGGTCCGAGCAAGGTAGGTGACAAGAAAGTCTATTGGCTTTTTTGCCAAACCGGCGCTGTCACCAAACACCTCCGAAATGTTGTTTCAGCGATGGGTCTTGTCAAACTTCAGCACATACTTAATAATAATCGACTTGGAACTGTGAGCTGGTCATGTTGCTGCTAAAActttgtgtatgtgcgtgtgtgtgtgtagtttatTGAAGGGGATTTTGAAGCGTACCTGGAGCGGCTCCATGACCCGCAGGTGAGTGACATTGAAGGCTTTTTGGTCTCTGTGGCTGCTGATGCCGaccttctgttttgttttgtctttgcagCAGTGGGCAGGCGAGGTGGAGATGAACGCACTGGCCATCATGTACAAGTAAGAAGACGACCGTGTGGCTGCCCGTTCTTTCAGCTGGTTAAAACCGAAATCATTTGTGTGTAGGAGGGACTTTGTGATCTTCCAAGAGCCAGGAAGACCTCCAGTGGACATCACAGGCAACAAGTTCAAGGAGAAGGTACCGGCCGCAACATCCAGGCCCGATTTATCCGTCCTGTCTATTCTGCTGGAGGGTCAGTATGTTGAACTTGACCGGCTCCCCACCACCTCAGGTCCAGTTGTCTTTTCTGCACGGGAATCACTACGACTGCGTTTATCCCGTCAGCCGGATAAAGAACGCTGCGCTCTGCCAGTGTGAGTCTCATTTACGCTCTCGTCCGTGTTCTATGGAAAGCAGTCGGAGTTGATTCCAATGCGGTTCAGCTTAAAGTTTGTGTACGAGGGTTCTCTGTTTATACCAGTGAGATGATTCGGCGCACGAGTAGAACGACCGTTCGGCTAGTAGCATGCCGCCCGTGCTGCGTGACGTTTTTGCAGGTACACGGGTACGACAAGTACACGTTAACGGGTTTGGCCTCTGTTTGCGCCGCAGCCGTGCTGTACGAGCTGCTGTACGCCGACGTCTTCCGGGTGAGCCGGCGCGCTCTGGCGTCCTGTCGAGGGAGCGGCCGAGCCTGCGAGCGGCTGAGCGACGACAACATGGCGGCGTGCGCCAGCGGCGACGAGTCGGACCCGGACGCGGGAAACGACTTCAGGGGCGAGAACAGCCGCTCAAGGGTATCTCTCGCTCGCAGACTCGTTacttgcggggaaaaaaaaataggaatggtGGTCTTTGGGGTGAAACGCGTTTCCCCTTTTTGTGCGCCCTGACTTTGCGTGATGTCCAGGGGGCCCTGCTGCCGGAAAGTGTGCGCCGTTCATTGAGTGCCAGTCTGTATCGAAATGTTGCCTACGACACGTGGCAAAAGGCCAAGAAAGGTGAGGCGGGTGGACACGTCGCATTCCGTGTTTACACGCGCACACTAAGAAATTGTCATTGTCTTTTAGCGCAACAAAAGCGCGATTACTGCATGGCTGCCGGGTTGCAGTACACTGTAGGCCAGCGCTGTCAGGTCTGGCAAATACTTTTGCAACCTCtgacttgtttatttttagcgTATGTTCAAATGTATTGCTGCTAAATGTCTGCAGGTGCGCCTGGATGGAAGTGAGCAGAGCTACGACGGCACCATCGAGGAGATCTCGCCGTCTGGCGGCCCGGTGACGGTTTACACGGACGAAGAAGGCACAATGTGAGTTACGCGCACACATGCGAATCGACATATTGCAGTGTGCTGAGGTACGAGTGGCATTTTGGCAGACGAAGAACAATTCTCGGAGAAAGAGGCTTGAAcaagttattttaattttttttatttgatatgcCCACTTGAAGTTTAGTGAACACCCAAACCCAAAACAGTGAAACGTCTTGTCGACAACAATCAAACATTTGCTTCAGTATTTTATCCTCTATGTCGAAAGGACTGTTACCGAGTTTCgaaaatcttatttttttttttttttttgtggttgaatTGTTGTTGTACTGCCCCCTCGTGGCCGAGCTGTGCACGAGGACCTGCtgtcaatgaatgaatgatgcgCATTGTGTAATGCTTCATATTCCATTTGTTATTTCTGCATTTTCATAAGATTTTGATGTGCCCTGACAaaattttggggtgtttttcggAGGCTCAAACCGATTTGTGGCAGTGCAGTTTCCGTTCAATCGACTGAGTAGTGTTTTGAATTCTGAGCCTAATTGTGGAACaaactgtgtgtttctttcggcttgtccctttcggggtctaAACTTGCAATCTGTTAAATGTGAGTAACTGAATTTTTAATGATCCCCATTATGCAATTTAAATTGATCAGCTGATCATCACTAGTTCTAATGTCGGCGTGTCAACGCGTGTAAATCACACTCCGTGACACGAATTGCTGCGTAGCGGACTTTGCCGTCTGTTTGCAGACTCGTTCCCCTGTGGAGCCTGCGACCGGCGACGTCGGACGGCTCGAGTTGGAGCGCCGTCCTCCGTCGGGAGAGGAGAATTTCCAGCGGACAGCGAGGTATTTTGGTGCGTTCCGCGGTGGGTTGGGCTGGGCTTTTTCTAGCTGAAACGCTGACAATATGCAGCCACACACAATCCAGTCTGTTCTTTAGTCCAATAATCTATGTACATTCCCAAGTCCTAtatttgttgcaaaaaaaactaGCCTGTTTTTCCTGAAACtggttttgggggggaaaaagtgcgTTGTCGCCTGCATTCGGGTTGACTAAATTCTCGTGTAGCTTCATTCGTCTTCGCTGCTCACAATGTGTACTGTAAATTGTACTTTGCTTCCATCCGCGTTGTCCGTGTCAAGGCTTGGCCATGTGTTTTTGGTCTTCCAGAGTCCGCACCAAAGTCCTTCTCTGGTCCCAGAGCCCCAAGCGCCGGTGGGCACCAGCAGAAGTCACGGCCGCCGCAAGGAGAGCTGAGACGTTCCAGGTACGTGACGAGATGATCCTCCTTCCTTGGCTCACCGCGAGGTTCCAAGTTAGCGTTGGTCTTCAGGAAGAGCGCACGTGAGACTGCCTCTTTTGACCTGTCTGTGGAGGAGTTCCAGCTTAAGGATGAGCACAGCTTCCCGCCACTTGGGGTTagaaaatttgttgtttttttttttttttttttttttttttttttatttccctccTGGCTGAATGAAATCTGTCGTCTTCAGAGGTCGTGTCCAAATGAAGATGCTGCAGGAGAACAGAAGAGCCTCACTGGACCTCTTCAACATACTGCCGCGTGTCCCTCGTCTCCTCCTTCCACCGACGCCGCTGCCCTATCCTCAAATACCGGCCCGGCTCCCACATTCATATCGCCGATCGCGCCGTCCCCTGGggccgcggccgccgccgcccgcagCTTGTCCTCGCCCAGTCCTCCGGCGGACCCGAGATCCTCGTCTTCATCGCCGGCGCAGCCTCTTTCGCGACTCCCCGAGGCCCTCGGACTTTCAGTTCCCGGGCCAAGTAAGACACGGCGCATCGTTCCCGAAATTGGCCTAGGCCGACACCCCTGACTGTGCAATAAGACCGACTAATCTGGCATCTTTTCAGCTCAAAGTCCAGACGCTGGAGAGGCGGGGAGCGCGCCAACGGGCCAGGAGGCCGCCGAAGAATTGAAAGCTCAGCCGGCCGATGCGACCGATCCCCCTCGCGGCCAGAACCAGTCATGGACGGCCCCTTCACCCTTCATCCGCACAACGCCCCAGAATCCCAGTGAGAATGAATCTGCACAGCGGCCCTTGCCCGTTTCCTCCTCCGATATCCCCCAGCCGTCGGGCGCCGCTCCCGTCCCCCTCGGATACCTCCCGACTCTCCCCGGAGGCGTCCCCGTGCGCCACCTCGCCCAGGACCCCCTCTACCCTGGCTTCCCCCTGGGAGAGAGTGGCAACGTGCTCCCGCCTCCAGACTTCTCTCTCTGCAAGTCGGGAGAAGACCTCCCCCGAGGTGAGGAAGGTCAAACAGGGTTTCAAAACATCACGTCAACCCATTTGATCTTCTGACTGACGAATGTCCTTCTACAGATGTAAACATTCTGAGGTTTTTCTTCAACTTGGGTGTGAAGGTAAACAAATTGGGGGGGCGGGCGGGGTGGCTCCCGaatctgaaaatatttgtgtgtgtgtgcgtgttttgttGTGAGGTTTTGATTTAAAGCACCCAAGAAAATGATTTTAACTCTATTGCCGCGTACCTGTGCTATCAATTTTCTCTGCACGTGAGGTCCGTTAAAAGACCCCCGCACAAAAGTGCACAACTCTGATgcaaatgggggggaaaaaaaccccaaattgaACAAAACCTCACAATGAGACCATGCCtccaccagatggcgccaaagtGATATTTTTCTTGCTTTGATCTGACCAGAAAAATGCCAAATAGGCACAAATgtcagcccaaaaaaaaaaaaaaaaaaaaaaaaaaagtctttgagcactttgtgaATTCAAACAGGGCTTTGTTTGGGTTTGTGTCCTTCAGGCATACAACTGGCCCTTGTACATGCCCTACATGTACCTGCTGCCCCTCCAGCAGGCCCACATCATGCACCCCCACATCCTCTCGCCGGTCCCGAGCCACCGGCCTCCCGACGGCCCCCCTCGGCCCACGTGTTCTCCCACGCAATCCAGTGACTCCGCCGACGCGTGGCCCGCACCCCACGATCCGGCGTACTGCGCGTGTCCATGGCAACAGCATCCGGCAGCAGGACCCGCCGGGCGGAATCCGCCGGCCGCCGTCTTGCCGTCGCACCCCTGGGAGCCCAACGTCGACGTGCACCACAGAGGCTCTCTGCAAGCTTTCCCCATCAACTCGCCGCTTGCGTCCAAAATGGGTAAAATCACATTTGACAACACTCACAAGTAATTGGAGATGATGAGATGCCACAGAActgacatttttgtcagtttCTAACAAGAAACAATTTGGTAGATGAGGAACAATTCTGCAAAAATGAGCTTTCAGGCTATTTATTTCCTCTGGGTTGACGTTTACTGTCAAGCTAAACTGAAaaccaaatggaaaataatcATACGATGATTTCAGTTGTCAGGAGGAAGTGGAAATGCACAAAAGCCCTCGTGAGGCCTTCTTCATTTCCAGGTATAAAGAGGTTGAGCTATCAAGGTTATCGTGCATTTTGAGCTTCGACCAGCCCAATCCCCAAAAGTTTACCCGAGTGGAAGCACACGTCATTTACGAGGCTTTTGTGTGTCCTCAGGGGACGAGGCCGTGGCCGTGATCCCACCGCTCGACATCAACCAAAGACCGGTAGCGTATTTCCTTGTCACACCTCCTTTCGGGGGCAGCCCCACACTCTTTGACTCTGCTCGCCAAGTACCACCCTAACGACCGAccttaaaatacagtagttgtgacggttaaaaaaatgactttaaagCTGTTTCCTTTTTCACTGGAATGTGTATTTCAATTAAGTTAAAGTGCAATAGTTGtgcccgttttgttttttttgcgcaaAGGGAAGAGCAGTTCCTTTGGCTCGCATCCCTGCAGGAGGGCACACGCCGCCGCCCCATCGCCCATCAGTGGGGTGCAACACCGACGAGGGCGACGAGTCGTCCCGTTTGACGGCGGCGCCGAGGAGACACTACGGCGGGCGACGGGGCTACCGGAGGAGACGTGGAAGCCAACCTGGCACCTACGGAGGATATTAACTTCCACTCTAGGTTTGATGCACTTTATTCAATAAAGATGTCAAAGCTGCAACTTTCCTTTCGTGTCTTCAACTTATCCTCGAGGGGTGGTGCCGCTTTCCCTCAAAGTTTACGTCCAATTCTTTTGCCTTATTTCTGCTATCATTTGTTAAGCATTCCAATTTCGGGCGCTTTGTGCAGCATCAATGCAAATCACTCAAATTTTATCGGCGTAATCATTTTAATGACCACGTATTAGTAAATTGCAAAATTACAACAACATAAGAAAACAGGAATGCACATAATGGCAGTTTTGTCAAATGAGTCCCTGTCAAGGCAACAGGTGGCACCGTCAGGCCTAACCGCAGGACGAGTCAGTCCGGTTGAGGCGCATCTTTACTTCCGCAGAGTCCGGACACGGCGATCGTTCCGTAGTCATTTATTCATGTCTCTGCTTCGTTTGCATTCACATATATCAAGTTTGTATAAAGGACCTTTGTCCAAAAAGACATTAGCcacaaggaaaacattttgtttgcaaGTTGGGTTACATACACAACTTCATATCATCATAGTCTTCTTCGTTAGTCCGGCACAGACGGGAAATCCGCTAGCCTGTTTTCTGGGTTAGCAGATTGGAAGCTGGAAATGTTATTTCCAAGCACACAGTGCAGCGAGGACTTAAAAAGTGCTTAATGTGGTTAAAATGCAAAATCACATTaggtagattaaaaaaaaaaaaaaaaaaaaagcaagacatGTCACAGTTTGTTTTTGACGGCTTTTTCGGAAAAATGTCTACAGCTCTCCTCTGAAATGGTCCACTCACGGGTCAATCAGAGCAAAACTTTGACTAGCAAAACACGTCTGTAGCAATCAACTCATCTGCACCTCCGGTGAGTAAGAcgaatatttacattttgtttcaatgtATCTGTTGAGACCTGACGTGAGAAGACAAGAGGTAAGGATGACATTGCTCGTTAACGTCGAACCGGAAAGGgtgtttttgttgattctgTCGAGAGGTGCAAATCTGTTGTCATTGATGCGTCAGGGTGTCAACGGTGTCCCGGCGCCGTCTTTCCTCGTTTCTACGATCCTCTCGGTGAAGGACGTCAGTCTCAGCGTGATGTGAGGCGGCAGCCCCCGTGCCACCAGCAGCTCCttcagctgggggggggggggagacaaaaagCACCACTCAGACTGCGTCTGCCTGCGTCCGCGTGTTACGTTTCCAAAGTGTTGACTGCGTACCTCAGGTAAGGCTATTTGTTTGAGGTCCAAATAGGTATTGTCGGTTCTGATCAGGAGCCTGGCGTCCAGGGCGAAAACATCTAAAGACAAAAGTCACTCACTCGGCTTTTGCTCCGGCGGATGGAGTAAAGTGGCAGCGGCGGGCCGTTCGGAAGCCCTCACGCCAATTATTCGGTATTATGTATTAATGCCAAATTTAGTTTCGGCGAAATGACCCCGAGGGGAGGGGGTCAAACTGCAAAAAGTGCAATTTTCTGGCAATCTTCCTCCCTGCCGATGCTCCGTGTACCAAAAGCACGGCCCGCCACTGCCAAATGGCGATGTTGTCAAATCGCTGACGAAAGAGACGCCACTCACTGAAGTTGACCGCCGCCGTCACGCAGCGCATCGGTGAGTGAAATTCGCTGCCGGAGAGCCAAATGGACGTGTTAGCGTGCCGAGCGTCTGCCAAAGAACAAGGAGCAAACGTACGTACGTTTCTCCGTCTTTAAACGCTTGAACGACGAAGCAGATGGGATAACGTAGGCCCGCGTCGTCTTGGGTCGGCGTCCATTTCAGGACGAAGTGGCCGACGCCCACTTCCTCCTTGTGTACGCCGGCCGGCCCGCTGAACAGCACCTCTTTGACGCTAACAAACAAGTCCAGGTTGTCGACGTTATACAGAAAGATGCGGCGGCGCCTCCAGATGCTCGGCGTTTTCGATTGGttgttcttcgcagaggataaagtgCCGATTGTGGTTACggtattttaaaatatgcaatgGAATAATCAGCATCTCTGGTGTGTAGGAT comes from Syngnathoides biaculeatus isolate LvHL_M chromosome 21, ASM1980259v1, whole genome shotgun sequence and encodes:
- the otud4 gene encoding OTU domain-containing protein 4 isoform X1, which codes for MNRGRHLRAAEEEEEEEEEEEKLMDDYLASVGLHRKRVAKDGSCLFRAVAEQVHLSQNLHKEVRAQCVRFLRQHRESYAAFIEGDFEAYLERLHDPQQWAGEVEMNALAIMYKRDFVIFQEPGRPPVDITGNKFKEKVQLSFLHGNHYDCVYPVSRIKNAALCQSVLYELLYADVFRVSRRALASCRGSGRACERLSDDNMAACASGDESDPDAGNDFRGENSRSRGALLPESVRRSLSASLYRNVAYDTWQKAKKAQQKRDYCMAAGLQYTVGQRCQVRLDGSEQSYDGTIEEISPSGGPVTVYTDEEGTILVPLWSLRPATSDGSSWSAVLRRERRISSGQRESAPKSFSGPRAPSAGGHQQKSRPPQGELRRSRKSARETASFDLSVEEFQLKDEHSFPPLGRSCPNEDAAGEQKSLTGPLQHTAACPSSPPSTDAAALSSNTGPAPTFISPIAPSPGAAAAAARSLSSPSPPADPRSSSSSPAQPLSRLPEALGLSVPGPTQSPDAGEAGSAPTGQEAAEELKAQPADATDPPRGQNQSWTAPSPFIRTTPQNPSENESAQRPLPVSSSDIPQPSGAAPVPLGYLPTLPGGVPVRHLAQDPLYPGFPLGESGNVLPPPDFSLCKSGEDLPRDVNILRFFFNLGVKAYNWPLYMPYMYLLPLQQAHIMHPHILSPVPSHRPPDGPPRPTCSPTQSSDSADAWPAPHDPAYCACPWQQHPAAGPAGRNPPAAVLPSHPWEPNVDVHHRGSLQAFPINSPLASKMVVRRKWKCTKALVRPSSFPGDEAVAVIPPLDINQRPGRAVPLARIPAGGHTPPPHRPSVGCNTDEGDESSRLTAAPRRHYGGRRGYRRRRGSQPGTYGGY
- the otud4 gene encoding OTU domain-containing protein 4 isoform X2 yields the protein MNRGRHLRAAEEEEEEEEEEEKLMDDYLASVGLHRKRVAKDGSCLFRAVAEQVHLSQNLHKEVRAQCVRFLRQHRESYAAFIEGDFEAYLERLHDPQQWAGEVEMNALAIMYKRDFVIFQEPGRPPVDITGNKFKEKVQLSFLHGNHYDCVYPVSRIKNAALCQSVLYELLYADVFRVSRRALASCRGSGRACERLSDDNMAACASGDESDPDAGNDFRGENSRSRGALLPESVRRSLSASLYRNVAYDTWQKAKKAQQKRDYCMAAGLQYTVGQRCQVRLDGSEQSYDGTIEEISPSGGPVTVYTDEEGTILVPLWSLRPATSDGSSWSAVLRRERRISSGQRESAPKSFSGPRAPSAGGHQQKSRPPQGELRRSRKSARETASFDLSVEEFQLKDEHSFPPLGRSCPNEDAAGEQKSLTGPLQHTAACPSSPPSTDAAALSSNTGPAPTFISPIAPSPGAAAAAARSLSSPSPPADPRSSSSSPAQPLSRLPEALGLSVPGPTQSPDAGEAGSAPTGQEAAEELKAQPADATDPPRGQNQSWTAPSPFIRTTPQNPSENESAQRPLPVSSSDIPQPSGAAPVPLGYLPTLPGGVPVRHLAQDPLYPGFPLGESGNVLPPPDFSLCKSGEDLPRDVNILRFFFNLGVKAYNWPLYMPYMYLLPLQQAHIMHPHILSPVPSHRPPDGPPRPTCSPTQSSDSADAWPAPHDPAYCACPWQQHPAAGPAGRNPPAAVLPSHPWEPNVDVHHRGSLQAFPINSPLASKMGDEAVAVIPPLDINQRPGRAVPLARIPAGGHTPPPHRPSVGCNTDEGDESSRLTAAPRRHYGGRRGYRRRRGSQPGTYGGY